CAACCCGCGGGAGGCCGGAAACGGCTCGCGGCTGACCATGGGCGGCAAGCCGCGCCAGTTCGGCATCGACGAGGAGCAGGTCCTGGCGGCCGGCCCGCTGGCCGAACGGTATCCGGCGCTGGACGTGATCGGCGTACACGCGTATCTGGGCACCCGGATTCTGGACGCCACGGCCGTGGTGGACAACACCGCCCGGGTCCTCGAACTGGCCGAGCGGGTGGCCGAGGCCACCGGGATCGACCTGCGCGCGGTGGACGTCGGCGGCGGGCTGGGGGTGGCCTACTTCGAAAAGGAGGAGGACCCGGACCTCGGCGTGTTGCGCGCCGGGCTGCGCCCGCTGGTCGAGTCGTTCCGCCGGCGCCACCCCGATACACGGCTGCTGTTCGAGTCCGGACGCTACCTCGCCGCCCGAGCCGGGGTGTACGCGGTCTCCGTGCGCGGGGTCAAGGAGTCGATGGGCCGTCAGTTCGCGGTGACCGACGGCGGCACGCACCACCACATGGCCGCGGTCGGCGTCGGCTCCTATGTGCGGCGCAACTTCCCGGTGCGGCTGCTGAGCCGGCCGGATGAGCCGCCGACGGGCGCCTGGCAGCTGACCGGGCCGCTGTGCACTCCCAACGACACCATCGCCAAGGACGTGGAACTGCCCGAGCTGCGCCCGGGCGACCTGATCGGGATCCTGCGCTCCGGCGCCTACGGCCCCACCGCGTCCCCGGGGCTGTTCCTGAGCCACGGCTTCCCCGCCGAGGTGCTGCTCCACCAGGGCCGGGACTACCTGGTACGGGACCGCGACCTGCCCGAGGACCTGCTGCGCAAGCAGCACCACCACGAATTCGACGCCTGATGCCCGAGGGGGAGCAGCGATGGACCGCAACCGCGCCGTGGAAGAGATCAAGCTGGTGGTCGAGAAGGCCGTCGGCCGGGAGTTGCCGGACTTCGGCGAGGACACCGCGCTGCTGGCCGAGTTGAACCTGGACTCCAGCTCGCTGCTCGAGGTGCTGATGGATCTGGAGGACGCCGTCGGCTTCGAGGCGAACGTCGACGAGCTGGACGCCTCCGTGCTCGAGAGCGTGGGCAGCCTGGCCGACTTCGTGGTCCGGATGACGGCGGCGGTCTGACCGGTGCCAGCCACGATCACGCCGCCGGACCTGTTCGACGAGCTGACGGACCTCGGCCGGGAGCAAGGCCTGGCCGCCGGGCTGCGCCGGATCCTCGGCAACGCGGTGCCCGCTCCGCGGACCGCGAGCGGTCTGGCCCTGGTGCCGCGCGGGAGTTGCGGCGCGGAAGCGGTCGCGACGGGACCGCGGACCGATCCGCTCGTCGCCGCCGCAGGACTCGAACTCGTCCGTTTCGCCGATCCGGCTGCGCAGTCGGATCCGCGCGACGTGCCGGACCTGGCGCTCATGCTCGCCGCGGTCCGGCTCGGCGTGACCTCACGGCTGCTGGACCTGGCCGTCGACCATCTCTCCGCCCGCCGGGTCGAGGAAGCTGCGCTGATCGACAAACCGTTGCTGCGCGCGCAGATCGCCGATGCTGTGGCAGACCTCGAGCTCTGTCGCCACGGGTTGCGCACCGCCACCACGCCGGCCGCCGCGGAGGCGTTGCACGCCTGCCTCGCCAGGACTGCATGGTCTATCAGTACCCTGTTCGGCGCGAGTGGATACGTGCTCGATCATGCCGCACGGGAGCTGTACGCGGCAGAGCTCGTACACAGCGCCTGGGTCGGATCAGCCATCGATCACGTCGTCGGCGAGGCGTAGGCGTGGCCGCCGACATCGACCTGACCGCGCTCCGCGCCGAGGCCCGGGAACTGGCCCGCGGATTGCGCTCGGTGGCACTGGAGATCGACGCGGCACCTCTCGCCGCCGCCGACCTGCGCCACCCCGCGCTGGAGGCGGTGCAGACCTACGACCCGGTCCGCCTGGGCAATCTGGGCCAGGCTGTGGCATTGCTCGAACTCGCCGCCGGGGACGCCGGCGCCGTGCTCGCCTGCCCTGGGCCCGCTCTGGCCGGAGTGCTGGTTCGGATCCTCGGCGACGAGGCGCAGAACGAGCGGCTGCGAGCGGCGGTCGCCGACGGACGCACCTGGGGCTACCTGGCCGTGACCGAGCCGGACGCGGGCAGCGACGTGACCCGGCTGTCCACCGAACTTCGCCCGGACGGCGACGGCGGCCACCTGCTCTACGGACGCAAGCGCTACATCGGCAACGGTTACCGCGGCGACGTCGGCGTGGTGCTGGCCCGCACGGGTCCCGGCCCGGTGGCGCTGCGAGCCGCGCTGTTGACCAGCCGGCCGGCGCAGCTGACCGCCGCGCCGCTGGACACCGTCGGGCTGCGCGGCGCGCAGATCAGTGAGCTGACTTTCGACGGAGTGCCGATAGCCGCGGAGGACCTGCTCGGCAACCACTTGACACCGCTGCGCCGCGGCATGTGGGGCGTCCAACAGGCGTTCAACACCGTGCGGGTACAGGTCGCGGCGATGGCCGTGGGCACGGCGGCCGCAGTGCACGCCTACGTCCGCGCCGAGCGTGTGTCCTGGAACGCCTCGGACCTCGCGCAGCTGGACGCCGCGCGGGCGGAGACCGAAGCTGCCCGGAACCTGGTGCTCCAGGCGGCCGCCGAACTCGACGCCGACCGGAGGCAGGAGTACCTGCCCGCGCTGGCCAAGCTGACAGCGGTGCGCACGGCTCGCGACCACTGCCGACGACTGCCGCGGCTGCTGGGCCGCGGCGCGTTCCTGGAGCACCCGTTGCTGGAGAAGTGGTGGCGCGACAGCGCAGCCTTCGAGTTCATGGAGGGCACCAGCCACATCCAGCGGCTGCACACGGCGCAGGGCTATCTCAAGGCCCGCCCGGCCGTGCGGACCGCCCACGCGAACGGCGCCGCGCGCCCGACGCCCACCGAGGCCGTGACCCGATGACCGCTAACTCCGTCGCAGACCACGAACACTGGGACGCCGTCGTGATCGGCGCCGGGATCGGCGGCCTGACCTGCGCCGCTTACCTGGCGGCGCAAGGGCTCGGCGTCCTGGTCCTGGAGCGGCACTCGATCGCCGGCGGCAGCACCCAGGTGTTCCGCCGCCGCGGCGTATACGAGTTCGATGTGGGCACGCACTACATCGGCGACTGCGGGCCGGACGGCGTGGTGCACCACATCTACCGCGGTCTGGGCCTGACCGACCGGATCAACTTCCGGGAGATCGATCCGGACTGCTTCGACCGGATCCGGCTGCCCTCGGTCAGCGTCGACGTGCCACGAGGCTGGGACCGGTACGCCAAGCGGCTGACCGAGGCGTTGCCCGCGGAGGCCGAGGGCCTGACCCGCTACGTGGAGATCGTCTCCTCGCTGCACGGCGCTCTGACCTCGATGATGATCACTCCTGACGCGCCGCTGCCGCCGTCGCCGCTGATCCGCTGGGCCAGGGCGACCCTGGGCCAGCTGATCCGGCACTGCGGACTGTCCCCGCGCGCAGCAACCGTCCTGGCCGCGCAGACGATCAACTACGGCGTCGGCCCGGACGAGATGTCAGTGCTCGGCCACGTCGGAATGCTGGGCAGCTACATGTTCGGCGCCTACTACCCCGAGGGTGGCGGCCAGATGCTGGCCGCGACCATGATCGAGGCGCTGACCGCCCACGGCGGCGAACTGCGCACCCGCGCCGAGGTGGCCGCGATCGAGGTGGACCGGGACCGGGTCACCGGGGTCCGGCTGGCCACCGGCGAGCGGATCGAGGCACCGATCGTCGTCTCCGACGCCGACTACCGCCACACCGTCCTCTGCCTGCTCGGCGGAAAGCACCTGCCCGCGGACGCGGTCGCGCGGGCATCGGCCGCGACCATGGCACTGCCGCTGGTCGTCGCCTTCCTCGCGCTCGACCGGGCCGAGGTGGACCTGCCCGCGAGCAACCTGTGGTGGCACGGATCCGAAGACGTCTACGAGACCCACGCGGCGCTCAACCGCGGCGAGCCGACACTCGAGCCGCGCTTCGCGTTCCTCAGTTCCGGCACCGCCAAGGGCGGACCGGCCGGTCCGGCCGACCGGGCGCCGCACCACACCCTCGAAATCATGACCCTGATACCGGCGGACCGCGCGCCGCTGAGCGGGCCGTGTACCGAAGCCCCGGCCCACGACTACCGCCGCGATCCGGCATATCAGCGGGAGAAGGAACGGATGGGCCAGGCCTTGGTGGACGTGGCAGAACACGCACTCGGTCTGGAAGGGCTGCGCAAGCACATCCTGCACTACGAGGTGTCCACCCCGATGACCCAGAGCAGATTCACCCTGACCGGCGGCGGCACCCCCTACGGGCTGGCCGCGATCCCAGCCCAGTTTGGCGCCGGCCGCCCGGACCACCGCACGGCGCTGCCCGGCCTGTACCTGGTCGGCGCGGACACCCGCAGCGGCTTCGGCATCGGCGGCGCGCTGGCCGGCGCAGTCCGCTGCGCCGGACTGATCCTGGACCGGCCGCTGCTGACCGAGGTCTGCCGCGGCGAGCAGATCGCCGCGGCCGCGGCGCTGCCCGAGCGTCCGCCCGGCTGGGACCCGCTGCTCGCCTCGCGCGGCTCGCGCGTCGCCCGGCACACGGCGGCCGGCCCGGCGGGCCGGGGGCGGGCTCGATGAGCGGCGCCGGTCTGGTGGAAGTGGCCGGCTACCTGCCGGAGGCAAGCCTGAGCCTGGAGGACGTGGCCGAGCCGCTCGGCCTCAACGCTCGGGAGGTGCGCCGCTACCGGCGGTTCTTCGGCCTGGACCGGGTCCGCTGGGATCCGGATGCGCGGCAGGCGGACCTGTTGACCGCGGCGGCCCGACAGCTGGCCACGCTGCCGGACAACCGGCACCGAGTCCGATACGTGCTGCACGCGCGGACCCTCGAGCCGACCGGGCCGTACTCGTCCGCGCCGCTGCTCGAGACGGTCCGGAACCTGGGGCTGGGCCACGCCCAGGCGTTCACCGTCAGCCAGCACGCCTGCGCCTCCGGGCTGCTCGCCGTGCACCTGGCCGGCAGCCTGCTGGCAGAGCTCGACGACCCGGACGCCCTGGTCCTGGTCCTGGCCGGGGAGAAGACCTATCCGCACGTGGCCAGGTACATGCCGGCCGTGATGGTGATGGGCGAATCCTCGTCGGCCTGCCTGGTCGGGACCCGCAGCCGCCGGGACACGGTGGTCGCCTACCAGACCGCCACCTACGGCGAGTACTCGGAGATGACGGTGCTGTCCGCCGAATCGGTGGCCGCGTTCGAGAAGTCCTATGTGCCGTCGCTGGCCGACCTCATCGCGGCGGCCCTGGCCGAAGCCGGGATCGGCCTCGAGGACCTGCGGCTGATCCTGCCGCACAACGTGAACCGGTACTCCTGGACGATGCTGTGCAAACTACTGGATATACCGACGGAACGGGTACTGCTCGAGAACATCCCGGTCACCGGCCACTGCTTCTGCGCGGACCCGTTCATCAACTATCGCAGCGCGGTCGAGTCCGAACTCATCCGCCCCGGAGACCACTATCTGATGGTCAGCGCCGGGGTGGGTGCGACGTTCTCCGCGCTGCTGGTCCAGCACTAGGACAGGGGGGCACGTGTTACGACTGACCACAGCCCGGCACCTGGAACTCGGCCGCAATCCGGAGTTCCCGCCGTACGACGGCCTGGCCGCGTTCTTCGCCGAGCGCTGCGCGCCGTACGGCGTCCACGTGGACACCGAGCAGGCGCTGCCCGGCAACCACAACAGCTACCCGTACCTCGTCACCCAGGCACTGGCGGCCCTGAACGTTCCGGCGGCACCACCGCCGGACCTGGTCGTCATCGCGCACGCGCTGCCCGACTGCGACCTGGCGACCTCAGTAGCCGGACACGTCCAGCAGCTGCTGACCGGCCAGCCGATGGTCTTCGCCGTCACCGATCAGGGCCGCACAACCGCGTTCGCCGCCCTGCGCGCGGCCGGAGCGCTCGCCCGCGGCGGCGGATACCAGCGGATCGCGGTGCTCGCCCTGGATCAGGGCACGATCGCTTACCGCGACCCGGCTCTGGCCGATCTGGACCCGTCCACCGACCACGCAGTCGGCATGCTGTTCACCGCCGAGGGGCTCGCCGAGCTGACCGCTCTGCGCACGTTGCCCGAGGTCGAACCGGACCAGGTCGGTACCGTCCTGGCAACGGAACTGGCCAAGATCGCGCCGTCGGCCTGGCCGGAGGACCAAGGGCCTGTGCGTTCGCCCTTCCGGCCGGCCGAGCCGGTCCTGATCCTCGGCCACGGCCCGCGCACCGGCCGTCTCGCCGACGAACTGCCCGACCCGGGTGAACTGCCCGGGCCGTGGCGGGTGCGCCAAGCGGCCCCCGGCCGGATCTGCACCCGCGTCTGGACCGAACTGGCCGCCGAGCTCGCCGCCGCGCCGGACCAGCGCAAGGACCGCCTCACCGTGGTCGCCGAGTACGACCAGGAGCTGCGTTACCTGGCCCTGGTCTCCTTCAACCTCCGGGCGGTCGCGGACCCGCCTGGGCAAGGGGCGCCGTCTTGACCTCCACCCTGCTGCACCACATCCTCGACGAGGCCGCCGAACTCCGGCCGGACGCGCCCGCGTTGACACACGCCGACAGGACACTGACGTACGCGGAGCTGGCCGAGGCCAGCCGGCACGCCGCGACCAGGCT
This genomic window from Actinospica robiniae DSM 44927 contains:
- a CDS encoding type III PLP-dependent enzyme → MWANDPAVAADTYRFLAEKYGTPLYVYDGSALTGALRELSEALHPAMEVFYSLKANPNITLAGLLAVHGARAEVSSLVELRTALRAGFRPQDVIFLGPGKSTQELAACVEAGIYAAVVESFDELGELDRLAAARGVRQAALIRINPREAGNGSRLTMGGKPRQFGIDEEQVLAAGPLAERYPALDVIGVHAYLGTRILDATAVVDNTARVLELAERVAEATGIDLRAVDVGGGLGVAYFEKEEDPDLGVLRAGLRPLVESFRRRHPDTRLLFESGRYLAARAGVYAVSVRGVKESMGRQFAVTDGGTHHHMAAVGVGSYVRRNFPVRLLSRPDEPPTGAWQLTGPLCTPNDTIAKDVELPELRPGDLIGILRSGAYGPTASPGLFLSHGFPAEVLLHQGRDYLVRDRDLPEDLLRKQHHHEFDA
- a CDS encoding acyl carrier protein, yielding MDRNRAVEEIKLVVEKAVGRELPDFGEDTALLAELNLDSSSLLEVLMDLEDAVGFEANVDELDASVLESVGSLADFVVRMTAAV
- a CDS encoding acyl-CoA dehydrogenase family protein is translated as MPATITPPDLFDELTDLGREQGLAAGLRRILGNAVPAPRTASGLALVPRGSCGAEAVATGPRTDPLVAAAGLELVRFADPAAQSDPRDVPDLALMLAAVRLGVTSRLLDLAVDHLSARRVEEAALIDKPLLRAQIADAVADLELCRHGLRTATTPAAAEALHACLARTAWSISTLFGASGYVLDHAARELYAAELVHSAWVGSAIDHVVGEA
- a CDS encoding acyl-CoA dehydrogenase family protein, which codes for MAADIDLTALRAEARELARGLRSVALEIDAAPLAAADLRHPALEAVQTYDPVRLGNLGQAVALLELAAGDAGAVLACPGPALAGVLVRILGDEAQNERLRAAVADGRTWGYLAVTEPDAGSDVTRLSTELRPDGDGGHLLYGRKRYIGNGYRGDVGVVLARTGPGPVALRAALLTSRPAQLTAAPLDTVGLRGAQISELTFDGVPIAAEDLLGNHLTPLRRGMWGVQQAFNTVRVQVAAMAVGTAAAVHAYVRAERVSWNASDLAQLDAARAETEAARNLVLQAAAELDADRRQEYLPALAKLTAVRTARDHCRRLPRLLGRGAFLEHPLLEKWWRDSAAFEFMEGTSHIQRLHTAQGYLKARPAVRTAHANGAARPTPTEAVTR
- a CDS encoding phytoene desaturase family protein, yielding MTANSVADHEHWDAVVIGAGIGGLTCAAYLAAQGLGVLVLERHSIAGGSTQVFRRRGVYEFDVGTHYIGDCGPDGVVHHIYRGLGLTDRINFREIDPDCFDRIRLPSVSVDVPRGWDRYAKRLTEALPAEAEGLTRYVEIVSSLHGALTSMMITPDAPLPPSPLIRWARATLGQLIRHCGLSPRAATVLAAQTINYGVGPDEMSVLGHVGMLGSYMFGAYYPEGGGQMLAATMIEALTAHGGELRTRAEVAAIEVDRDRVTGVRLATGERIEAPIVVSDADYRHTVLCLLGGKHLPADAVARASAATMALPLVVAFLALDRAEVDLPASNLWWHGSEDVYETHAALNRGEPTLEPRFAFLSSGTAKGGPAGPADRAPHHTLEIMTLIPADRAPLSGPCTEAPAHDYRRDPAYQREKERMGQALVDVAEHALGLEGLRKHILHYEVSTPMTQSRFTLTGGGTPYGLAAIPAQFGAGRPDHRTALPGLYLVGADTRSGFGIGGALAGAVRCAGLILDRPLLTEVCRGEQIAAAAALPERPPGWDPLLASRGSRVARHTAAGPAGRGRAR
- a CDS encoding 3-oxoacyl-[acyl-carrier-protein] synthase III C-terminal domain-containing protein codes for the protein MSGAGLVEVAGYLPEASLSLEDVAEPLGLNAREVRRYRRFFGLDRVRWDPDARQADLLTAAARQLATLPDNRHRVRYVLHARTLEPTGPYSSAPLLETVRNLGLGHAQAFTVSQHACASGLLAVHLAGSLLAELDDPDALVLVLAGEKTYPHVARYMPAVMVMGESSSACLVGTRSRRDTVVAYQTATYGEYSEMTVLSAESVAAFEKSYVPSLADLIAAALAEAGIGLEDLRLILPHNVNRYSWTMLCKLLDIPTERVLLENIPVTGHCFCADPFINYRSAVESELIRPGDHYLMVSAGVGATFSALLVQH